One Salmo trutta chromosome 19, fSalTru1.1, whole genome shotgun sequence genomic window carries:
- the LOC115154829 gene encoding pecanex-like protein 1, whose protein sequence is MGSQALQILRQGVWASLTGGWYVDPHQSTFSNCFHLYLWIFLLAFPFLIYMSLPPSLVVAGVYCAVVAAFFTAIKAVNFRLHAMFDLGEIVEKRQASLITDAPRLEEGDDGSGGHDGNQHGDSNVGVEMTVFRKVNSTPPVRCSSQHSLFGLNQVSEFLPQLDDSGGSKDIKDLMREQGSNNLIVTSAHREILRHSSQDPIHVANMVQSCLAAALGGEFPGLRGVGAGMSGGFGSLQPGECISIPPSPSSQEDGGEKGQLEEIEGMLEQLSQQSPDEDVIVMGAYSPLGPSAESGSLGDTPISPLIKSSLSEELSENLLGLGLDPVAFAPGTEHPGSRSGVAMAAGSTDSCFSGGGAATDRETLSTVSSYRSEKTDSTQLESPSLSLPRNIDAGTPTSAPALGTSTLEPAEEPVLQGGSDTDDLSDSELLRSPAKERSLGQELDRTLVEGEDLPPVPSDIAQPPSLQDSSPSSSGHSEACDLDRRVPPLPPPRQASSVPSGLALGLVCSEPALPVSSTPFLHSEQSSLQAQQVVRPKDLKLLRTGGSSVGHRPGRRKAPRKRGGAGSSSFDCGSYRRHHGQHRDYIPVRSRLGAKAYSESLFEDSSDEDDGSDMSAGSSLGSQRRYSSDDDDDDSSSSTSCYSPDLANAGITNPPPSSTQLPTPREGELSETAGPSHSHRAQRSASSASAKTHARVLSMDGAGGGHTNTVALPSTMLTSSTPAPRPLTISKSDLEARTSHTDGFSGTHHHRLDSLGGSWAGNQTGWRAGELVEEGAVGGALAPEEGGKRDSVSSVKRTQAIRRRHNAGSNPTPPPSTMGSPPSLQDLQRARTSSHSRTRTLPSALQFATSLLLPRGGVHEASTFDDTTEGAVHYFYDEGGVKRSYTFGPAGGGYEDPVAERERQSQSSSFTSTDVQEGAPVLTMLQPRPVVLQGMQVRRVPLEMSEMPEFDLDHESLHESHENTLMIEEKAKPKQYYRFWVLPGKWLRVRYDRLALLALLDRNRGVGENVFAVVLASMVAFLGFLLLLEGFFRDIWVFQFCLVIASCQYSLLKSVQPDAASPMHGHNWVIVYSRPVYFCLCCALIWVLDLAGRSGHLQPFSLYGVTFFSAHFLLCARDVLIVFALCFPIIFLFGLLPQVNTFLMCLLEQVDMHIFGGTATTSPLSSLYSLLRSVLVAALLYGFCLGAINAPWEHPHVPVLFSVFCGLLLALSYHLSRQSSDPVILWSLVRSKFFPELESRTPEEPPLEIKDPLPEKLRDSVREIFHSDLVMCPLMAVITFAISASTVFIALQPALSYILYMVAGVVGFLTHYLLPQLRKQLPWFCLAHPVLRSREYSQFEVRDAAQLMWFEKLYAWLQCVEKYVIYPAVVLNSLTTEAQRVSLKPKELDIYGRALFISLAGMKLLRSSFCAPSLQYVTLSFTALFFLFDYPHFSETFLLDYFFMSILFSKLWDLLYKLRFVLTYIAPWQITWGSAFHAFAQPFAVPHSAMLFVQAVFSALFSTPLNPVLGSAVFVTSYTRPVKFWERDYNTKRVDHSNTRLATQLDRNPGADDNNLNSIFYEHLTRSLQHSLCGDLLLGRWGNYTTGDCFILASDYLNALVHIIEIGNGLVTFQLRGLEFRGTYCQQREVEAITEGVEEDEGCCCCEPGHLPHMLSFNAAFGQRWLAWEVAATKYVLEGYSISDNNAASMLQVFDLRKILITYYVKSIIFYVSRSPKLEEWLANETVQEALRPCLGPAYVDSDPTFNLNIDEDYDHRASGVTPTAFCMVYLDWIQYCNSRCPTPVEDSERDSPLVTLCFGLCILGRRALGTASHSMSASLEPFLYGLHALFKGDFRITSPRDEWVFADMDLLNRVVAPGVRMSLKLHQDHFTSPDEYEDPVVLYDAITANEEKMLISHEGDPVWRSAILANMPSLLALRHVMDDGSDEYKIIMLNKRFLSFRVIKVNRECVRGLWAGQQQELVFLRNRNPERGSIQNAKQALRNMINSSCDQPIGYPIYVSPLTTSYAGGHTQLRSVWGGPVSPHNIYTWLISSWDRLQKGCGAGCNSGGNIEDSDCGGGSTSISNNPAAHTTQSTPASSLPLPQPHFTSIHPPMGTDNPVGPTPTWPHHPQPLPLALLSQSEGRMDAGLVTSLHRTSSIQGLLGQHLSSSQLSFSSSVAMPSLPGPERFCPGSFQEGVHRGSGRTGLGHGLGQGSGLPYESLYGKWSLSGRKGFNGPASAESDSGGSPCIRTQSTPPAAPPEASPTQDPLGVTQSTETTTLTAGEPPSPAPREESTELPLLEHLD, encoded by the exons ATGGGTTCCCAAGCTCTTCAGATACTGCGGCAGGGGGTGTGGGCTTCGCTCACAGGAGGCTGGTATGTGGACCCCCATCAGAGCACATTCTCCAACTGCTTCCACCTGTACCTCTGGATCTTTCTCCTGGCCTTCCCTTTCCTGATCTacatg TCTCTCCCCCCCAGCCTGGTTGTGGCAGGTGTGTACTGTGCTGTGGTGGCAGCCTTCTTCACAGCCATAAAGGCAGTGAACTTTCGCCTCCATGCCATGTTCGACCTGGGGGAGATAGTGGAGAAGAGGCAGGCCTCACTCATAACCGACGCCCCACGGCTAGAAGAGGGGGACGATGGGTCCGGAGGCCACGACGGGAATCAGCATGG GGACAGCAATGTTGGTGTGGAGATGACTGTGTTCAGGAAGGTCAACTCAACACCTCCAGTTCGCTGCAGCTCCCAGCACTCTCTGTTTGGACTCAACCAGGTGTCG GAGTTTTTGCCTCAGCTTGATGACAGTGGAGGCTCCAAGG ATATCAAGGATCTGATGCGAGAGCAAGGCAGCAACAACTTGATTGTCACGTCAGCACACCGGGAGATCCTCCGCCACAGCTCCCAGGACCCGATCC ATGTTGCCAACATGGTCCAGTCCTGCTTGGCTGCTGCTCTAGGAGGAGAGTTCCCTGGTCTAAGGGGAGTGGGAGCAGGGATGTCAGGGGGATTTGGTAGCTTACAACCTGGGGAGTGCATCTCCATCCCCCCCTCCCCTTCCAGTCAGGAAGACGGAGGAGAGAAGGGCCAGTTGGAAGAGATTGAGGGGATGCTGGAGCAGCTGTCCCAGCAGAGTCCTGACGAGGATGTGATCGTGATGGGGGCCTACTCCCCCCTGGGCCCCTCTGCTGAGTCGGGGAGCCTGGGGGACACTCCCATCAGCCCTCTCATAAAGAGCAGTCTGAGTGAGGAGCTGAGTGAGAACCTGTTGGGGCTGGGCCTTGACCCCGTGGCCTTCGCCCCAGGAACAGAGCACCCAGGCAGCCGCAGTGGGGTGGCCATGGCTGCTGGCTCCACAGACAGCTGCTTCAGCGGGGGCGGGGCGGCCACGGACCGCGAGACCCTCAGCACCGTCAGCAGCTACCGCAGTGAGAAGACTGACTCCACCCAGCTGGAGAGCCCTTCACTAAGCCTGCCACGGAACATAGACGCAGGGACACCGACCTCTGCCCCAGCCCTGGGCACCAGTACCCTAGAGCCAGCAGAGGAGCCTGTGCTGCAGGGGGGAAGTGATACTGACGACCTGTCGGACAGCGAACTGCTGCGCTCCCCCGCCAAAGAGCGCTCTCTGGGCCAGGAGCTTGATAGGACACTAGTGGAAGGGGAAGATTTGCCACCTGTCCCCTCAGATATTGCACAGCCCCCCTCCCTCCAGGACTCATCTCCTTCCAGTAGTGGGCACTCCGAGGCCTGTGATCTGGACAGGAGggttccccccctcccccctccgagGCAGGCCAGCTCGGTGCCGTCGGGGCTGGCCCTGGGTCTAGTGTGTTCTGAGCCTGCGTTGCCTGTCTCCTCCACCCCATTCCTGCACTCTGAGCAGTCCTCTCTGCAGGCCCAGCAGGTGGTGCGCCCCAAAGACTTGAAGCTGCTGCGGACCGGTGGCAGTAGTGTGGGCCACCGGCCTGGCCGCAGGAAAGCCCCTCGTAAGCGAGGTGGAGCAGGAAGCAGCAGCTTTGACTGCGGCTCCTACAGGCGGCACCACGGGCAGCACAGAGACTACATCCCAGTGCGCAGCCGGCTGGGGGCTAAGGCCTACAGCGAGAGCCTGTTTGAGGACTCTAGTGACGAGGACGACGGCAGTGACATGAGCGCCGGCTCAAGTCTGGGCTCCCAGAGACGCTACAGCTCTGACGACGATGACGATGACTCGAGCTCCTCTACCTCCTGCTACTCCCCTGACCTCGCTAACGCTGGCATTACGAACCcgcccccctcctccacccagctGCCCACCCCCAGGGAAGGAGAATTGTCTGAGACGGCTGGCCCATCCCACTCCCATAGGGCTCAGAGGTCAGCTAGCTCAGCTAGTGCTAAGACTCACGCCAGGGTGCTCAGTATGGATGGGGCCGGTGGGGGCCACACTAACACTGTGGCCCTGCCCTCCACCATGCTGACCTCCTCCACCCCCGCTCCACGACCCCTCACCATCTCCAAGTCAGACCTGGAGGCCCGGACCAGCCATACAGACGGCTTCTCTGGAACTCACCACCATCGCCTGGACTCTCTGGGAGGCTCCTGGGCTGGCAACCAGACGGGCTGGAGGGCCGGGGAACTGGTGGAGGAGGGAGCTGTGGGGGGAG CTCTGGCCCCAGAGGAGGGGGGCAAGCGGGACTCGGTGAGCAGTGTGAAGAGGACCCAGGCCATCCGCAGGCGACACAACGCGGGGAGCAACCCCACACCACCCCCCTCTACCATGGGCTCCCCACCCAG TCTCCAGGACCTCCAGCGTGCCCGTACCTCCTCACACTCGCGGACCCGGACCCTGCCCTCTGCCTTACAGTTCGCCACCTCACTGCTGCTGCCTCGCGGGGGGGTCCACGAGGCCTCTACGTTCGACGACACCACGGAGGGGGCTGTGCACTACTTTTATGACGagggtg GAGTGAAGAGATCGTACACGTTTGGACCTGCTGGAGGCGGTTATGAGGACCCAGTGGC ggAGCGGGAACGACAGTCCCAATCCTCCAGCTTCACTTCCACTGATGTCCAGGAGGGGGCCCCGGTGCTCACCATGCTCCAGCCCAGGCCCGTGGTTCTGCAGGGCATGCAAGTACGCAGGGTGCCCCTGGAGATGTCAGAGATGCCAGAG TTTGACCTGGACCATGAGTCTCTGCATGAGTCCCACGAGAACACGCTGATGATCGAGGAGAAGGCCAAGCCCAAACAGTACTACCGTTTCTGGGTGCTGCCAGGGAAGTGGCTGAGGGTGCGCTACGACCGCCTGGCCCTTCTGGCGCTACTGGACAG GAACCGTGGTGTAGGAGAGAATGTGTTTGCGGTGGTGCTGGCCAGCATGGTGGCCTTCCTGGGGTTCCTGCTGCTCCTGGAGGGCTTCTTCAGGGACATCTGGGTCTTCCAGTTCTGCCTGGTCATCGCCAGCTGTCAGTACTCACTACTAAAG AGTGTTCAACCAGATGCAGCCTCCCCAATGCAT GGCCATAACTGGGTCATCGTGTACAGTCGGCCCGTCTACTTCTGCCTGTGCTGTGCTCTCATCTGGGTGTTAGACTTGGCGGGGCGCTCAGGCCACCTGCAGCCCTTCTCGCTCTACGGCGTCACCTTCTTCTCCGCTCACTTCCTGCTCTGTGCCAGGGACGTGCTCATAG TGTTTGCCTTGTGTTTCCCCATCATTTTCCTATTTGGGCTTCTACCTCAGGTCAACACCTTCCTCATGTGTCTGCTGGAGCAGGTCGACATGCACATTTTTGGGGGAACAG CCACCACCAGCCCCCTGTCGTCTCTTTACAGCCTGTTACGCAGTGTGTTGGTGGCTGCGTTGCTCTATGGATTCTGCCTCGGGGCTATCAATGCGCCCTGGGAACATCCCCATGTGCCAGTACTGTTTTCAGTGTTCTGCGGTCTGCTCCTGGCCCTCTCCTACCACCTGAGCCGCCAAAGCAGTGACCCTGTCATCCTGTG GTCTCTGGTCCGTTCTAAGTTCTTTCCCGAGCTGGAGAGCCGGACCCCTGAGGAGCCTCCCCTGGAGATCAAAGACCCCCTGCCTGAGAAACTACGCGACTCTGTG CGAGAGATTTTCCACTCGGACCTGGTCATGTGTCCCCTCATGGCTGTCATCACGTTTGCCATCAGTGCCAGCACTGTGTTCATCGCTCTGCAG ccTGCTCTTAGTTATATCCTGTACATGGTGGCTGGGGTGGTGGGCTTCCTCACACACTACCTGTTGCCTCAGCTCCGCAAGCAGCTGCCCTGGTTCTGCCTGGCCCACCCCGTGCTCCGTTCTCGAGAGTACAGCCAGTTCGAGGTCCGCG ATGCCGCCCAGTTGATGTGGTTCGAGAAGCTGTATGCGTGGCTGCAGTGTGTGGAGAAGTATGTTATCTATCCGGCTGTAGTGCTCAACTCCCTCACTACAGAGGCGCAGCGCGTCAGCCTGAAACCCAAGGAGCTTGACATCTA CGGCCgggctctcttcatctctctggcGGGGATGAAGCTGCTGCGTTCGTCGTTCTGCGCCCCGTCTCTGCAGTACGTCACGCTGTCCTTCACCGCACTCTTCTTCCTCTTCGACTACCCACACTTCTCAGAGACCTTCCTGCTCGACTACTTCTTCATGTCCATCCTCTTCAGCAAG CTCTGGGACCTGCTCTACAAGCTGCGTTTTGTCCTCACCTACatcgctccctggcagatcaccTGGGGCTCTGCCTTCCACGCCTTCGCCCAGCCCTTCGCTGTGCCCC ACTCAGCCATGCTGTTTGTCCAGGCCGTGTTCTCGGCTCTCTTCTCCACCCCTCTTAACCCTGTCCTGGGCAGTGCTGTGTTCGTCACCTCCTACACCAGGCCCGTCAAGTTCTGGGAGAGAGACTACAA CACCAAGAGGGTTGATCACTCCAACACGCGACTGGCCACCCAGCTGGACCGCAACCCAG gtgCTGACGACAACAACCTGAACTCCATCTTCTATGAGCACCTGACGCGCTCACTGCAGCACAGCCTGTGTGGTGATCTGCTGCTGGGCCGCTGGGGAAACTACACCACAGGAGACTGCTTCATCCTGGCCTCCGACTACCTCAACGCCCTGGTGCACATCATCGAGATCGGCAACGGCCTGGTCACCTTCCAGCTGAGGGGGCTGGAGTtcaggg GTACGTACTGCCAGCAGCGGGAGGTGGAGGCCATCACCGAAGGGGTGGAGGAGGACgagggctgctgctgctgcgagCCAGGCCACCTGCCCCACATGCTCTCCTTCAACGCGGCGTTCGGCCAGCGCTGGCTGGCCTGGGAGGTGGCCGCCACCAAGTACGTCCTAGAGGGCTACAGCATCAGCGACAACAACGCCGCCTCCATGCTGCAAGTGTTCGACCTGCGCAAGATCCTCATCACCTACTACGTCAAG AGCATCATCTTCTACGTGAGTCGCTCTCCTAAACTGGAGGAGTGGCTGGCCAATGAGACGGTCCAGGAGGCGCTGCGGCCCTGCCTGGGCCCGGCCTACGTGGACAGTGACCCGACCTTCAACCTGAACATAGACGAGGACTACGACCACAGGGCCTCTGGCGTCACCCCCACTGCCTTCTGTATGGTCTACCTGGACTGGATCCAGTACTGTAACAGCAGATGCCCGACG CCAGTGGAGGACAGCGAGAGGGATTCTCCGCTGGTCACCCTGTGTTTTGGCCTCTGCATCCTGGGGAGAAGGGCTCTGGGCACAGCCTCCCACAGCATGTCAGCCAG CTTGGAGCCTTTCCTGTACGGCCTCCACGCCCTCTTCAAGGGGGACTTCCGCATCACCTCTCCCAGGGACGAGTGGGTGTTTGCTGACATGGACCTGCTGAACAGGGTGGTGGCCCCCGGGGTGCGCATGTCCCTCAAACTGCACCAG GACCACTTCACGTCCCCAGACGAGTACGAGGACCCGGTGGTTCTGTACGACGCCATCACTGCCAACGAGGAGAAGATGCTGATCAGCCACGAGGGCGATCCGGTGTGGCGCAGCGCCATCCTGGCCAACATGCCGTCGCTGCTGGCCCTGCGCCACGTCATGGACGACGGCAGCGACGAGTACAAGATCATCATGCTCAACAAGAGGTTCCTCAGCTTCAGGGTCATCAAGGTGAACAGGGAGTGTGTGCGCGGGCTGTGGGCGGGCCAGCAGCAGGAGCTGGTGTTCCTGCGGAACCGGAACCCGGAGCGCGGCAGCATACAGAACGCCAAGCAGGCCCTGAGGAACATGATCAACTCGTCATGTGACCAGCCCATCGGCTACCCCATCTACGTGTCGCCCCTCACCACCTCCTACGCAGGCGGGCACACCCAGCTCCGCTCTGTCTGGGGGGGGCCTGTCAGCCCCCATAACATCTACACCTGGCTCATCAGCAGCTGGGACAG GTTACAGAAGGGTTGTGGGGCTGGCTGCAACAGTGGAGGGAACATCGAGGACTCGGACTGCGGCGGCGGCTCCACCTCCATCTCCAACAACCCAGCGGCTCACACCACCCAGAGCACCCCGGCCTCCAGCCTGCCCCTGCCCCAGCCCCACTTCACCTCCATCCACCCCCCCATGG GAACTGACAACCCTGTGGGTCCCACCCCCACCTGGCCCCACCACCCTCAGCCCCTCCCCTTGGCCCTGCTCAGCCAGTCAGAGGGCAGGATGGACGCTGGGCTGGTCACCTCCCTCCACCGGACCTCGTCCATCCAGGGCCTCCTGGGCCAGCACCTGTCCAGCTCCCAGCTGTCCTTCAGTAGCTCTGTGGCCATGCCTTCCCTGCCCGGCCCGGAGCGCTTCTGCCCAGGCAGCTTCCAGGAGGGGGTGCACAGAGGGTCCGGACGGACAGGACTTGGACATGGCCTGGGGCAGGGCAGCGGGCTGCCCTATGAGAGCCTCTACGGGAAGTGGAGCCTGTCTGGCAGGAAGGGCTTCAACGGGCCTGCCTCCGCTGAGAGCGACAGCGGAGGGTCTCCGTGCATACGGACACAG TCGACTCCACCTGCAGCTCCGCCTGAGGCCAGCCCAACCCAGGACCCACTGGGCGTTACCCAGTCCACTGAGACCACGACCCTCACTGCAGGGGAGCCCCCCAGCCCCGCCCCCCGGGAGGAGTCCACAGAGCTGCCTTTACTTGAGCACCTGGACTGA